The Candidatus Abyssobacteria bacterium SURF_5 genome has a window encoding:
- a CDS encoding decaprenyl-phosphate phosphoribosyltransferase has protein sequence MRPTQWVKNLIIFAVLVFSLNLFNAALLLRTLLAFFLFCILSGTVYIINDYADLENDRLHPTKCKRPLASGAVPPLFAIKSAILLSVIGLGGSFVLGVGFGLVALAYYTLVVSYTFYLKHVVILDVFAIALGFVLRALAGGVVIHNAISAWFLICILFLSLFLALSKRRHELLLLDNEASRHRRSLAEYSPYFLDQMIAIVTTSTVISYAMFTVSSESLEYQRFQTHNLIYTVPFVLYGVFRYLYLAYHKEQGGSPTRVLLTDRALMVDIFLWFIACSIILYRQFLIS, from the coding sequence ATGCGGCCCACTCAGTGGGTGAAAAATCTTATTATCTTTGCCGTCCTCGTTTTCTCGCTGAATCTGTTCAATGCCGCCCTCCTGCTCCGGACCCTGCTCGCTTTCTTTCTTTTTTGTATTCTGTCCGGGACAGTTTACATTATCAACGATTATGCCGACCTGGAGAACGATCGCCTGCACCCGACCAAGTGCAAGAGACCGCTTGCTTCGGGTGCGGTTCCGCCTCTGTTCGCCATCAAGAGCGCGATTTTGCTGAGCGTGATCGGCCTTGGCGGCTCGTTTGTCCTGGGCGTCGGCTTCGGTCTGGTTGCCCTTGCGTATTACACGCTCGTCGTTTCGTATACGTTTTACCTTAAGCACGTAGTCATCCTCGATGTGTTTGCCATTGCGCTCGGTTTCGTCTTGCGCGCGCTGGCGGGCGGCGTCGTCATCCATAATGCCATCTCGGCTTGGTTTCTGATCTGCATATTGTTTCTGTCCCTTTTCCTTGCGCTCAGCAAGCGGAGGCATGAGTTGCTCCTGCTCGATAATGAAGCATCCAGGCACCGCAGATCGCTTGCCGAGTACAGCCCCTATTTCTTGGATCAGATGATCGCGATCGTCACTACTTCCACCGTTATCTCCTACGCCATGTTTACCGTTTCGAGTGAATCGCTGGAATACCAGCGTTTCCAGACCCACAACCTGATCTACACTGTCCCGTTCGTTCTCTACGGAGTTTTTCGCTACCTGTACCTGGCTTATCACAAGGAACAGGGCGGAAGTCCCACGCGGGTGCTGTTGACCGATCGGGCGTTGATGGTGGATATATTCCTCTGGTTTATCGCCTGCAGTATCATCCTCTACAGGCAGTTTCTCATCAGTTGA
- a CDS encoding DUF362 domain-containing protein, giving the protein MGSVRISPQPDTNGKPAARKSKVAVLKTAPETVIEDYGRLMRLADYEKYLPKDRDTALKINISWHVFYPACSTLPWQLDGVIKTMLDDGYKPSLIHGCHNRTVVVDAKVGEVNNKQRQVVVDKYGLRNIHLYENEEWIKYEPERKLLVLPGIFPNGIYIPKRFIGENILHLPTMKTHVFTTMTGAMKNAFGGLLQERRHWTHSVIHETLVDLLTIQQEIHSGIFAVMDGTFAGDGPGPRCMRPHVKDYILASADQVAIDAVAAKMMGFDPMSLDFIRIAHERGLGCGIVDEMEIVGEDISAINWRFEGRKDTFASRGQKAIYHGPLKPLENLLLRTPLVPWSYVASRLYHDGFWYPLIGKRRVNEALRTKWGRLFQQY; this is encoded by the coding sequence ATGGGTTCTGTTCGCATTTCCCCTCAACCCGATACAAACGGCAAGCCGGCGGCCCGGAAGTCGAAGGTCGCGGTGCTGAAGACGGCGCCCGAAACCGTAATCGAGGATTACGGCCGCCTGATGCGTTTGGCGGATTATGAAAAGTATTTGCCGAAGGATAGGGACACCGCCCTTAAGATAAATATATCCTGGCACGTTTTCTATCCTGCCTGCTCGACTCTGCCGTGGCAGCTCGACGGCGTTATCAAGACGATGCTCGATGACGGCTACAAGCCTTCGCTTATTCACGGCTGCCATAATCGAACCGTCGTCGTCGACGCGAAGGTCGGAGAAGTAAATAACAAACAGCGGCAGGTCGTGGTTGACAAATACGGCCTGAGGAACATCCATCTGTATGAGAACGAGGAGTGGATAAAATACGAGCCGGAGAGAAAATTGCTGGTGCTCCCCGGAATTTTTCCCAACGGCATCTACATCCCGAAACGCTTCATCGGCGAGAATATCCTGCATCTGCCCACCATGAAGACGCACGTCTTCACCACCATGACGGGCGCAATGAAGAACGCCTTCGGCGGCCTGCTCCAAGAACGCCGTCACTGGACGCACAGCGTGATCCACGAGACCCTCGTCGACCTGCTCACAATCCAACAGGAAATTCATTCAGGCATTTTCGCAGTGATGGATGGAACATTCGCCGGCGACGGCCCCGGCCCGCGCTGTATGCGCCCTCACGTGAAAGATTATATTCTTGCCAGCGCCGACCAGGTAGCAATCGATGCGGTTGCGGCGAAAATGATGGGGTTCGATCCCATGAGCCTTGACTTCATTCGAATCGCGCACGAGCGCGGCCTCGGCTGCGGAATTGTGGACGAGATGGAAATTGTGGGCGAGGATATATCGGCAATCAACTGGCGTTTCGAAGGCCGGAAAGACACCTTTGCCAGCCGAGGCCAGAAAGCCATCTACCACGGACCGCTCAAGCCGCTGGAGAACCTGCTCCTGCGCACCCCGCTGGTGCCGTGGTCGTATGTCGCTTCGCGCCTGTATCACGACGGGTTCTGGTATCCGCTGATCGGAAAGAGGCGGGTAAACGAAGCGCTGCGAACGAAATGGGGCAGGTTGTTCCAGCAGTACTGA
- a CDS encoding radical SAM protein: MNYEVNSGYCNICDKVVPASYESRDGKMYLRKECARCGVTETLLSSDIERYQKKQEFGKGTFPPSEPRVVVVEVTNTCNLSCPTCMSNMGRESAKFDPPLEYFDRLFRSLSQRKPPPHIELFGGEPTTRDDLPAIIALGFQYGLHVCVCTNGVRLADEEYCRQLLSTGAGIHFQFDGMDSCTYRLLRGNEDLLEKKLTALGNTSKYVQTPISIFCTLARGINDKALTDIIEFCRQRRKVVGALYLIPLARTWDNGEVQFAWREEERLTVEDVENLVAEKFSGIEFLPAGSMDVPVPFRELLRPFAAFRGASPSCESIAFLISTENGYVPASEFLKTSFYELAEDLKKKASRNNSDDPKKKDDESARTFWGKILISLWYGSLIRKHVKLDRVFSEKGLKKYLGMLRLVLNIRSREKRRRIFEEITGKKSIFRLVVLPYQDRFQHQSQCVERCPVAVGFLDPENDSVRTIPLCSWRRHRSEILSKMSRPGA; the protein is encoded by the coding sequence ATGAATTATGAGGTAAATAGCGGATATTGCAATATTTGCGATAAAGTAGTGCCCGCAAGCTATGAATCGCGCGACGGAAAGATGTACCTCAGAAAAGAATGCGCGCGTTGCGGAGTCACCGAGACGTTGCTTTCCTCCGATATCGAGCGCTATCAGAAAAAGCAGGAATTCGGTAAAGGCACATTTCCGCCTTCGGAGCCGCGAGTTGTCGTCGTCGAGGTGACGAACACCTGCAATCTGAGCTGTCCCACCTGTATGTCCAACATGGGCAGGGAGAGCGCGAAGTTCGATCCTCCTCTCGAGTATTTTGATCGATTGTTCCGATCGCTTTCCCAGAGGAAGCCGCCGCCCCACATTGAATTATTCGGCGGCGAGCCGACGACACGCGACGATTTGCCCGCTATTATTGCGCTCGGCTTCCAGTACGGTCTCCACGTCTGTGTATGCACCAACGGCGTCCGGCTTGCGGATGAGGAGTATTGTCGGCAGCTCTTATCCACGGGAGCCGGAATCCATTTCCAGTTCGACGGAATGGATTCCTGCACCTACCGGTTGCTGCGAGGAAACGAGGACCTTCTCGAGAAGAAGCTGACCGCGCTTGGCAACACCAGCAAGTATGTCCAGACGCCGATCTCGATTTTCTGCACCCTTGCCAGGGGAATCAATGACAAAGCCCTGACGGACATTATCGAATTCTGCCGGCAAAGGAGAAAAGTGGTAGGCGCCCTTTACCTGATTCCTTTGGCGCGGACATGGGATAACGGAGAGGTGCAGTTCGCTTGGCGCGAGGAAGAACGCCTAACCGTGGAGGACGTGGAAAATCTGGTGGCTGAAAAGTTCAGCGGGATAGAATTTTTGCCTGCCGGCTCTATGGATGTTCCCGTTCCGTTTCGCGAACTTCTGAGGCCGTTCGCGGCTTTTCGGGGGGCAAGCCCGAGTTGCGAGAGCATTGCTTTTCTCATCTCAACAGAGAACGGATATGTGCCGGCATCCGAATTTCTGAAAACCTCCTTTTACGAGTTGGCGGAGGACCTGAAAAAGAAAGCTTCGCGCAATAATTCAGACGACCCGAAAAAGAAGGATGATGAGTCTGCCCGGACTTTTTGGGGGAAAATTCTTATCAGCTTGTGGTATGGATCGCTGATTCGCAAGCATGTGAAACTGGACAGGGTGTTCTCCGAGAAGGGCTTGAAAAAGTATCTCGGGATGCTTCGCCTTGTGCTGAATATCCGATCAAGGGAAAAACGGCGGCGGATATTCGAAGAGATCACCGGAAAGAAATCGATTTTTCGCCTGGTTGTGCTGCCGTATCAGGACCGTTTTCAGCACCAGTCGCAGTGCGTGGAACGCTGTCCGGTCGCCGTCGGCTTCCTGGATCCGGAAAACGATTCGGTACGGACAATCCCGCTGTGCTCGTGGAGGCGCCACCGATCGGAAATTCTTTCAAAGATGTCCCGCCCCGGCGCCTGA
- a CDS encoding DUF128 domain-containing protein — MSEKTEKKRLAILRILQEAGRPVGSSRITERLIAAGNEITERTVRFYLQAMDEEGLTENLGRRGRLITQKGMEEISSARIIERVGFLAAKIDQMTYRMNFDLKTRSGTVVVNASIIEQSQLKKAAPLVKRVFSHGYAMGRLVTLFAPQQRVGELIVPEGMVGIGTVCSVTLNGVLLSNGIPTYSRFGGLLELHDYKPSRFVEVIYYNGTTLDPLEVFIRSGMTDYLGATKNGNGRIGASFREVPAESRERVVYLAQQLEEVGLGGFMSIGWPGQPLLEIPVNQGQVGAIVIGGLNPAAILEEVGMRTHSRALAALADYEQFFPFEELDEHCRNF; from the coding sequence ATGAGTGAAAAGACCGAAAAGAAGCGGCTTGCAATTCTGCGCATTCTTCAGGAAGCCGGCCGGCCCGTAGGCAGCTCCCGGATCACGGAGCGGCTCATTGCCGCCGGCAATGAGATCACCGAGCGAACGGTCCGGTTTTATCTGCAAGCGATGGATGAGGAAGGGCTGACCGAGAATCTGGGGCGAAGAGGCCGGTTGATAACGCAGAAGGGAATGGAGGAGATCTCCAGCGCCCGCATTATTGAACGAGTGGGATTTCTCGCTGCAAAAATAGATCAGATGACGTACCGAATGAACTTCGACCTGAAGACTCGTTCCGGCACTGTGGTTGTGAATGCCAGCATCATTGAGCAGTCGCAGTTGAAAAAGGCTGCGCCGCTGGTGAAGCGGGTTTTCAGCCACGGATACGCGATGGGACGCCTGGTGACGCTCTTTGCGCCGCAGCAGCGCGTGGGCGAGCTGATTGTTCCCGAGGGAATGGTCGGGATCGGGACAGTGTGCTCGGTTACACTGAATGGAGTACTGCTATCGAACGGGATCCCTACTTATTCTCGATTCGGCGGGTTACTGGAATTACATGATTATAAGCCCAGCCGTTTCGTCGAGGTCATATACTACAATGGGACAACGCTCGATCCCCTGGAGGTTTTCATCCGGAGCGGCATGACCGATTATCTCGGCGCCACGAAAAATGGCAATGGCCGCATCGGCGCCAGTTTCAGGGAGGTTCCCGCCGAAAGCAGGGAGCGTGTGGTGTATCTGGCCCAACAACTGGAGGAAGTTGGGTTGGGTGGGTTTATGTCCATTGGATGGCCCGGTCAGCCGCTGCTCGAGATTCCGGTGAATCAGGGACAGGTGGGGGCAATTGTGATCGGCGGACTCAATCCGGCCGCCATTCTTGAGGAAGTGGGGATGCGGACTCATTCGCGTGCGCTGGCGGCTCTGGCTGATTACGAACAATTCTTCCCGTTTGAGGAGCTTGACGAGCACTGCCGGAATTTCTAA